The sequence below is a genomic window from Longimicrobium sp..
GAGCGGCGCGCCATCCCCCGGCCGACGATGCGGATCTCCGACTGCGAGGCCAGGTCCCAGTGCGCCAGCGCCGTCTTCCCCGCGTTCGCGGGGGCGGGAGGCACCGGGGGGCAGGCGACGGGCGGCGCCTCGCCGGTCCAACGCCCGAGCGCCTCCTCCAGCAGGGCGCCGAGCTCCGCCGGGTCGAACTCGCCGGCCGCCACCAGGAAGGCGCCGCGCGGCCGGTAGCGCTCGGCGTGGAAGGCGGCCAGCGCCTCGCGCGGGACGGCGCGGATCCCTTCCTCGGTCCCGAACTCCGGGCGCCCGTACGGGTGGTCGGCGCCGAAGACCTCCAGCGCGGCGCGGTCGTCGGCCACGTTGGCGGGCTCGTCCAGCCGCGCCACCAGCGCGTCGAGCGACTCGTGGCGCACGCGCTCCGTCTCGGCCGCGGGAAAGGCCGGGCGGGTGACGACCTCGGCCAGGAGCGCCAGCCCCTCGGCCAGGGCCTCGGAAAGGAGCACCGCCTCGACGTCGGCGAAGTCGTGGCCCACGTGCGGGTGCACCGCCGCGCCCAGCAGGTCCAGCCGCGCGTTCAGCTCCTCCTCGCTCATCCCGGCCGTCCCCTCCGTCAGCAGCTGGCCGACCAGGTGCGCGGCGCCGGGATATTCGGGCGGGTCGGCCGCGGCGCCGGCGGGGAGCACCAGCCGCAGCACCACCTGCGGCACCCCGTGCCGGGGCGCGGCCACCACGCGCAGGCCGTTGGAGAGCGTCCAGCGCTCGGGGCGGGGGATGCGCGGCGCGGGGGGCGCCCCGGTGGTGGGGCGGGGGAGGACGGCGGCCTCAGTCGTCATCCGGCGCCTCCGCTCCCGGGCGCGGGACCACCAGCAGGGAGGCCGCCCGCTCCCCGGCCAGCCACTCGCCCGCGGCGCGCGCCACGTCGTCCGCCGTCACCTCGGCGTAGGCGGCCAGCACGCGCTCGGCCTCGCCCGC
It includes:
- a CDS encoding pitrilysin family protein translates to MTTEAAVLPRPTTGAPPAPRIPRPERWTLSNGLRVVAAPRHGVPQVVLRLVLPAGAAADPPEYPGAAHLVGQLLTEGTAGMSEEELNARLDLLGAAVHPHVGHDFADVEAVLLSEALAEGLALLAEVVTRPAFPAAETERVRHESLDALVARLDEPANVADDRAALEVFGADHPYGRPEFGTEEGIRAVPREALAAFHAERYRPRGAFLVAAGEFDPAELGALLEEALGRWTGEAPPVACPPVPPAPANAGKTALAHWDLASQSEIRIVGRGMARRSPDWIAGAVANFILGGSTITGRLGANLREEKGWTYGVRSGFTAAVHPGGWSAETAVGVEVTDDAVAEMLREMRRLMDEPVDEAELRRAKDALVLSLPRGFETPSGIAGRLSTLEAYDLPRDWWERFPAAVEAVTAADVQRIAREHFDPGRLVRVVVGGGMEEGDG